From a region of the Butyrivibrio sp. AE3004 genome:
- a CDS encoding GNAT family N-acetyltransferase gives MRGSVVCKKIAPVGEVLVKVFPTEIIDSVGEEDAHFFGAIDTATRALRGGGVFSVSDEIEGAALLHYINVAESYRNEGVGSKLLDYSLKSMKSAGTKYVLYRETADNPINLIISYNFATDNGFIPIVENEKILSYKMETILGGKFAMKMMGKKDSLNNIIGIDDPKDNRIIKFNEDNSDVFYKLEKGNYDPCYSGFYVKDDKIVGALRGVLRDKTVILGDVYLETGYESDDIYTSLLEYVLILLTQDVRVENIVIQVTGEKRRSIINSLLGEPDAERNAIELVRYL, from the coding sequence ATGAGAGGATCAGTCGTATGCAAGAAAATTGCACCGGTCGGGGAGGTGCTTGTTAAGGTTTTTCCGACGGAAATAATAGATTCTGTGGGTGAAGAGGATGCACATTTTTTTGGTGCTATTGATACGGCAACAAGAGCACTGCGAGGAGGTGGGGTGTTTTCTGTTTCTGACGAGATAGAGGGAGCAGCTCTGCTTCACTATATAAATGTTGCTGAATCATACAGAAACGAAGGTGTAGGTTCAAAGCTTCTGGATTATTCTTTAAAGAGTATGAAAAGTGCAGGAACAAAGTATGTCTTATACAGAGAAACAGCGGATAATCCGATAAATCTGATAATATCCTACAATTTTGCAACAGATAACGGTTTTATTCCGATTGTTGAAAACGAGAAAATACTGTCCTATAAAATGGAGACCATTCTTGGCGGGAAATTTGCCATGAAGATGATGGGGAAAAAGGACAGTCTGAATAATATAATCGGAATAGATGATCCGAAGGATAATAGGATTATCAAATTTAATGAAGATAACAGCGATGTTTTTTATAAATTGGAAAAGGGCAATTATGATCCTTGTTATTCAGGTTTCTATGTAAAGGATGACAAAATAGTGGGAGCTTTAAGGGGTGTGCTGCGTGATAAAACTGTGATACTTGGTGATGTATACTTGGAAACAGGATATGAATCGGATGATATATATACGTCCCTCCTGGAATATGTTTTGATCCTTTTGACACAGGATGTGAGAGTGGAAAACATAGTTATACAGGTCACAGGAGAAAAGAGGAGAAGCATTATTAATTCACTTTTAGGCGAACCTGATGCTGAAAGGAATGCAATCGAACTTGTAAGATATCTTTGA
- a CDS encoding ATP-binding protein encodes MYEYDEYFDEDLKLKPYNSSEEELSDYLKIVDMILENLLEHRGIQSESRLFSKGLVITEAELKAYYGLPPALRVLDQCDPLLSVSVRKAFDYIDKRTENTGRLLPYLRISAIRIKFELNMTELLAVLLSLYSYTDRRSERILGFLQDDITRKEPTLGLLLTIVKRLNTGFDKTKNIYNLLNDRFLRLFFKSSEEEGAGFPFILNETMAGQLLGDGKEINGISPEAFVYEEETDIPLFFEKESDLIKGILRSYEKGHFYIENDDHDTVEHILFNCAFQTGKRLFVLNLEKILMEESQKVDSILTSLEIYMKVEQAALGVLCRFSKNGPDSEKEKSLEKNAKERLLKRITDAFSQNLVFFYGEETEPYELSVMSIPAINIEFPSANKRILIWNYFVEKDKEIQISEDVCIPDFADCHELSYGKIKRICAHAKETAKLLGSRIITKDLLLDSMMKINNVDFSSLAGRVKAVYTWDDLTIADDQADILRVACNRYKVKNRVSESLGLKKKNAYGNGVSILLYGPPGTGKTMAAQVIANELSLPLYRIDISRIFSKYIGETEKNLSEIFNAAKGANVILFFDEADALFSKRTEIRDSNDKYSNSETAYLLQKIEEYDGMSILATNYFQNFDNAFIRRITYVAHLDSPDEEQRYLLWTTILPAEAEIEKGTDFRFLANQFELSGSNIKAILYSAAYMAGAENKPLGMRHIARAMQYEFKKLGRLTSSGELGMLMGYL; translated from the coding sequence ATGTATGAATACGATGAGTATTTTGATGAAGATTTAAAACTAAAACCTTATAACTCATCGGAAGAGGAGCTTTCGGATTATCTTAAGATCGTTGATATGATACTTGAGAATCTCTTGGAGCACAGGGGGATACAAAGTGAAAGCAGACTTTTCTCAAAGGGACTTGTTATAACCGAAGCGGAGCTTAAAGCTTATTATGGGCTCCCGCCGGCGCTGAGAGTATTGGATCAATGCGATCCGCTACTTTCGGTTTCTGTCAGAAAAGCTTTTGATTATATTGATAAAAGGACAGAAAATACGGGAAGGCTACTTCCATATCTTAGGATATCTGCCATAAGGATCAAATTTGAGTTAAATATGACGGAACTACTTGCGGTTTTGCTGTCACTTTATAGCTATACGGACAGAAGAAGTGAGAGAATACTGGGCTTTTTACAGGATGATATCACTAGAAAAGAGCCTACACTCGGACTTCTTCTTACAATAGTGAAGAGGTTAAATACCGGCTTTGATAAAACGAAAAATATATATAATCTTTTAAACGACAGATTTCTGAGATTATTTTTTAAGTCATCTGAAGAAGAGGGGGCAGGTTTTCCCTTTATTCTTAATGAAACAATGGCAGGACAGCTTCTTGGCGACGGTAAAGAGATAAACGGAATATCACCCGAAGCCTTTGTATATGAGGAAGAAACAGATATACCCCTGTTTTTTGAAAAGGAAAGTGATTTGATCAAGGGGATTCTCAGGTCTTATGAAAAAGGGCACTTCTATATTGAAAATGATGATCATGACACGGTAGAGCATATTCTCTTTAACTGCGCTTTTCAGACGGGGAAAAGACTGTTTGTCTTAAATTTAGAAAAAATACTAATGGAAGAGTCCCAAAAAGTGGACAGTATACTTACTTCGCTTGAAATATACATGAAGGTAGAACAGGCAGCTCTTGGAGTTTTGTGCCGTTTCTCAAAGAATGGCCCGGACAGTGAAAAAGAAAAGTCTTTGGAAAAAAATGCAAAGGAAAGACTGCTAAAGAGAATAACCGATGCTTTTTCACAGAACCTGGTATTTTTCTATGGAGAAGAGACAGAACCCTACGAGCTTTCCGTCATGTCTATACCTGCGATAAATATAGAATTTCCTTCAGCTAATAAGAGAATACTTATATGGAATTACTTTGTGGAAAAGGATAAGGAAATACAAATTTCCGAGGATGTATGTATTCCCGATTTTGCCGATTGCCATGAGCTGTCTTACGGAAAAATTAAACGTATATGTGCCCATGCAAAAGAAACAGCAAAGCTCTTGGGAAGCAGGATCATAACAAAGGATCTGCTTCTTGATTCCATGATGAAAATAAATAATGTAGATTTCTCATCCCTCGCCGGCAGGGTAAAGGCAGTTTATACATGGGATGACCTTACGATAGCGGATGATCAGGCAGATATACTTCGTGTTGCATGTAACAGGTATAAGGTGAAAAACCGTGTTTCGGAGAGCCTCGGGCTTAAAAAGAAAAATGCTTACGGGAATGGTGTAAGTATTCTTTTGTACGGGCCTCCAGGCACAGGAAAGACAATGGCTGCACAGGTAATTGCAAACGAACTGTCGCTTCCTCTTTACAGAATCGATATATCAAGGATTTTTTCAAAATATATAGGAGAGACGGAAAAAAATCTCTCGGAAATATTTAACGCCGCAAAGGGTGCAAATGTCATTCTGTTTTTTGACGAGGCTGATGCGCTGTTTTCAAAGAGAACAGAGATCAGGGATTCAAATGACAAATATTCAAATTCCGAAACGGCATACCTTCTGCAGAAAATTGAGGAGTATGATGGCATGTCTATACTAGCCACCAACTACTTCCAGAATTTTGATAATGCCTTCATAAGAAGAATTACATATGTGGCTCATCTTGACAGCCCTGACGAAGAACAGAGGTATCTTCTCTGGACGACGATACTGCCGGCTGAAGCAGAAATAGAAAAGGGAACGGATTTCAGATTTCTTGCAAATCAGTTTGAACTATCGGGCAGTAATATAAAGGCAATCCTGTACAGTGCGGCTTACATGGCAGGTGCCGAGAACAAACCGCTTGGAATGAGGCACATTGCAAGAGCAATGCAATATGAATTTAAAAAACTGGGAAGACTTACGAGCAGCGGTGAGCTGGGAATGCTTATGGGGTATTTATAA
- a CDS encoding GNAT family N-acetyltransferase: MKIVNVSKENASEISNLMLPYIYEEYIGNGDETDIEYIVLAAVLEECEEGFEDAVSANGKLPAASVLVIQPEATGDLNIVSVYTIPSARNRGYASMLLDKALVIARRMFKWEEDDDDEELILLKTLYRLPDDKKLTYEEYLMKNHFTDFVLIESKEESSIDDGLSLDVWSASCEVKFIRDKVDMQV, translated from the coding sequence ATGAAAATTGTTAATGTTTCAAAAGAAAATGCAAGTGAAATAAGTAATCTGATGCTGCCGTATATCTATGAAGAATACATAGGAAACGGTGATGAGACGGATATTGAGTATATTGTACTTGCTGCTGTTCTTGAAGAGTGCGAAGAAGGCTTTGAGGATGCGGTTTCTGCTAACGGTAAGCTGCCTGCAGCATCTGTTCTTGTCATTCAGCCTGAAGCAACGGGAGACCTTAATATTGTAAGCGTTTATACAATACCCTCTGCAAGGAACAGGGGATACGCTTCTATGCTTTTGGATAAGGCACTTGTTATTGCGAGAAGAATGTTTAAGTGGGAAGAAGATGACGACGATGAAGAACTTATTCTGCTTAAGACGCTGTACAGACTTCCTGATGATAAAAAGCTTACGTATGAAGAATATCTTATGAAAAATCACTTTACGGATTTTGTTCTTATTGAGTCGAAGGAAGAAAGTAGTATTGATGATGGGCTTTCTCTTGATGTGTGGAGTGCATCCTGTGAAGTGAAGTTTATAAGAGATAAGGTAGATATGCAAGTCTGA
- a CDS encoding GNAT family N-acetyltransferase has protein sequence MEELEITRITDDAAELFEGMLPEYVVDLLKNKKIVTSLAAVLKNKVIGALSGFAKDGYFEIISIYVHPQYRRNGVGRALIEAVKEMLEDTDLFISAEYTAMDEDTNSLSAFFEACDFAEDRDEYPFYLEDRLKHLKVRTKSQSCTQTDIRMLSKITADDLKRAGNEDIPVTLNTMTAQNILAEESFIAIDNGLMVAVSLAEELGEKLIRLYTFDVNPNNMDRLTELLSYTEEALKGKYEPDTKVILLACNPRYEELFYSILKYPEIISHRMVYMF, from the coding sequence ATGGAAGAACTTGAGATCACCCGTATAACAGATGATGCTGCCGAATTGTTTGAAGGTATGCTTCCTGAATATGTAGTGGATCTTTTGAAAAACAAAAAAATAGTAACTTCCCTGGCGGCAGTGCTGAAAAACAAGGTGATAGGAGCATTGTCGGGCTTTGCGAAGGATGGATATTTCGAAATAATCTCAATATATGTTCATCCGCAGTACAGAAGAAATGGCGTAGGAAGAGCCTTGATAGAAGCAGTTAAGGAAATGCTTGAAGATACAGATCTTTTTATAAGTGCTGAGTACACAGCTATGGATGAAGACACAAATTCGCTTAGTGCATTTTTTGAAGCCTGTGACTTTGCAGAGGATAGGGATGAGTATCCGTTTTATTTGGAGGACCGCCTGAAACATCTAAAAGTAAGAACTAAGAGCCAATCCTGTACACAAACGGATATCAGAATGCTTTCCAAAATTACGGCTGATGATTTAAAAAGAGCAGGAAATGAAGATATTCCCGTTACCTTAAATACGATGACAGCTCAGAATATTTTGGCAGAGGAAAGCTTTATTGCCATTGATAATGGACTGATGGTTGCAGTTTCTCTGGCAGAGGAGCTTGGTGAAAAGCTGATAAGACTATATACCTTTGATGTAAATCCGAATAATATGGACAGACTGACAGAGCTTTTATCATATACAGAGGAAGCTCTTAAGGGAAAATATGAGCCTGACACAAAAGTTATACTGCTTGCATGTAACCCGCGGTATGAAGAACTATTTTATTCGATTCTTAAATATCCAGAGATAATATCGCACAGAATGGTGTACATGTTTTAG